The following proteins are co-located in the Camelina sativa cultivar DH55 chromosome 12, Cs, whole genome shotgun sequence genome:
- the LOC104732626 gene encoding pre-mRNA-splicing factor 38B-like isoform X1 has protein sequence MAEIQTNGRAYESLLEKVLSMNILSSDYFKELYGLKTYHEVIDEIYNQVNHVEPWMGGNCRGPSTAYCLLYKFFTMKLTVKQMHGLLKHTDSPYIRAVGFLYLRYVADAKTLWTWYEPYIKDDEEFSPGSNGRMTTMGVYIRDLLLGLYYFDTLFPRIPVPVMRQIVSNLEKMNLPTKPSGSTGDMSRGSDDTARRPPSVKASLSVSFGQRAPHRASTRGSSPVRRPPPSGYDRNGGDEPQARSPRRSQSRDYYSDRDSDRQRDREREKDRERDRERDRERERDRYRERERDYGDDRRSRRDYDSRGRRRDYDDDRSRHDRRSRSRSRSRSRSVQIEREPTPRRDSSNKEKAVTVNSNLAKLKDLYGDASSQKGDEGFGTRRDSSSEEVIKLGGSSWR, from the exons ATGGCGGAGATACAGACAAATGGAAGGGCATACGAGTCACTATTGGAAAAGGTTCTTTCGATGAACATTCTTTCTTCTGACTATTTCAAAGAGCTCTATGGTTTAAAGACTTATCATGAGGTAATTGATGAAATCTACAACCAAGTTAATCATGTGGAGCCGTGGATGGGTGGGAATTGCCGTGGTCCTTCAACAGCATATTGTCTTCTTTACAAATTCTTTACCATGAAACTGACAGTGAAGCAGATGCATGGGCTGTTGAAGCACACAGATTCGCCTTATATTAGAGCG GTTGGATTCCTTTATTTAAGATATGTTGCAGATGCAAAGACGTTGTGGACATGGTATGAACCATACATTAAAGATGATGAG GAGTTTTCACCAGGATCAAATGGACGGATGACGACAATGGGTGTTTATATACGTGATTTGCTACTTGGACTG TACTACTTTGATACATTGTTTCCTCGTATACCTGTTCCTGTCATGCGCCAGATTGTATCAAATCTTGAGAAGATGAATCTGCCAACTAAACCTTCTGGGTCAACCGGAGACATGAGTCGTGGCTCTGACGACACTGCTCGTCGTCCTCCATCAGTAAAAgcatctctctctgtttcatttGGTCAACGTGCACCTCATCGTGCTTCCACCAGAGGCTCTTCTCCTGTTCGTCGTCCTCCACCGTCTGGTTATGATAGAAATGGAGGCGATGAACCACAGGCTCGGTCCCCACGTAGGAGCCAGAGCCGAGACTATTATTCTGACAGAGACTCAGATAGACAGCGGgatagagagagggagaaagacCGCGAACgggacagagagagagacagggagagggagagagacagatacagagaaagggagagagattaTGGTGATGATAGGAGATCGAGGCGAGACTATGATAGTAGGGGTAGACGCagagattatgatgatgatagaaGCAGACATGACCGGAGAAGCCGGAGCAGAAGCCGAAGTAGGAGCAGGAGTGTGCAAATTGAGCGTGAACCAACTCCAAGAAGAGATAGTAGCAACAAGGAGAAAGCTGTGACTGTGAACAGCAATCTTGCAAAGCTAAAAGATTTATACGGAGACGCAAGTAGTCAGAAAGGGGATGAAGGATTTGGAACAAGGAGAGATTCAAGTTCAGAAGAAGTGATTAAGCTTGGTGGTTCCTCTTGGAggtga
- the LOC104732626 gene encoding pre-mRNA-splicing factor 38B-like isoform X2, whose product MGGNCRGPSTAYCLLYKFFTMKLTVKQMHGLLKHTDSPYIRAVGFLYLRYVADAKTLWTWYEPYIKDDEEFSPGSNGRMTTMGVYIRDLLLGLYYFDTLFPRIPVPVMRQIVSNLEKMNLPTKPSGSTGDMSRGSDDTARRPPSVKASLSVSFGQRAPHRASTRGSSPVRRPPPSGYDRNGGDEPQARSPRRSQSRDYYSDRDSDRQRDREREKDRERDRERDRERERDRYRERERDYGDDRRSRRDYDSRGRRRDYDDDRSRHDRRSRSRSRSRSRSVQIEREPTPRRDSSNKEKAVTVNSNLAKLKDLYGDASSQKGDEGFGTRRDSSSEEVIKLGGSSWR is encoded by the exons ATGGGTGGGAATTGCCGTGGTCCTTCAACAGCATATTGTCTTCTTTACAAATTCTTTACCATGAAACTGACAGTGAAGCAGATGCATGGGCTGTTGAAGCACACAGATTCGCCTTATATTAGAGCG GTTGGATTCCTTTATTTAAGATATGTTGCAGATGCAAAGACGTTGTGGACATGGTATGAACCATACATTAAAGATGATGAG GAGTTTTCACCAGGATCAAATGGACGGATGACGACAATGGGTGTTTATATACGTGATTTGCTACTTGGACTG TACTACTTTGATACATTGTTTCCTCGTATACCTGTTCCTGTCATGCGCCAGATTGTATCAAATCTTGAGAAGATGAATCTGCCAACTAAACCTTCTGGGTCAACCGGAGACATGAGTCGTGGCTCTGACGACACTGCTCGTCGTCCTCCATCAGTAAAAgcatctctctctgtttcatttGGTCAACGTGCACCTCATCGTGCTTCCACCAGAGGCTCTTCTCCTGTTCGTCGTCCTCCACCGTCTGGTTATGATAGAAATGGAGGCGATGAACCACAGGCTCGGTCCCCACGTAGGAGCCAGAGCCGAGACTATTATTCTGACAGAGACTCAGATAGACAGCGGgatagagagagggagaaagacCGCGAACgggacagagagagagacagggagagggagagagacagatacagagaaagggagagagattaTGGTGATGATAGGAGATCGAGGCGAGACTATGATAGTAGGGGTAGACGCagagattatgatgatgatagaaGCAGACATGACCGGAGAAGCCGGAGCAGAAGCCGAAGTAGGAGCAGGAGTGTGCAAATTGAGCGTGAACCAACTCCAAGAAGAGATAGTAGCAACAAGGAGAAAGCTGTGACTGTGAACAGCAATCTTGCAAAGCTAAAAGATTTATACGGAGACGCAAGTAGTCAGAAAGGGGATGAAGGATTTGGAACAAGGAGAGATTCAAGTTCAGAAGAAGTGATTAAGCTTGGTGGTTCCTCTTGGAggtga
- the LOC104732626 gene encoding mRNA cap guanine-N7 methyltransferase-like isoform X3: MTTMGVYIRDLLLGLYYFDTLFPRIPVPVMRQIVSNLEKMNLPTKPSGSTGDMSRGSDDTARRPPSVKASLSVSFGQRAPHRASTRGSSPVRRPPPSGYDRNGGDEPQARSPRRSQSRDYYSDRDSDRQRDREREKDRERDRERDRERERDRYRERERDYGDDRRSRRDYDSRGRRRDYDDDRSRHDRRSRSRSRSRSRSVQIEREPTPRRDSSNKEKAVTVNSNLAKLKDLYGDASSQKGDEGFGTRRDSSSEEVIKLGGSSWR; this comes from the exons ATGACGACAATGGGTGTTTATATACGTGATTTGCTACTTGGACTG TACTACTTTGATACATTGTTTCCTCGTATACCTGTTCCTGTCATGCGCCAGATTGTATCAAATCTTGAGAAGATGAATCTGCCAACTAAACCTTCTGGGTCAACCGGAGACATGAGTCGTGGCTCTGACGACACTGCTCGTCGTCCTCCATCAGTAAAAgcatctctctctgtttcatttGGTCAACGTGCACCTCATCGTGCTTCCACCAGAGGCTCTTCTCCTGTTCGTCGTCCTCCACCGTCTGGTTATGATAGAAATGGAGGCGATGAACCACAGGCTCGGTCCCCACGTAGGAGCCAGAGCCGAGACTATTATTCTGACAGAGACTCAGATAGACAGCGGgatagagagagggagaaagacCGCGAACgggacagagagagagacagggagagggagagagacagatacagagaaagggagagagattaTGGTGATGATAGGAGATCGAGGCGAGACTATGATAGTAGGGGTAGACGCagagattatgatgatgatagaaGCAGACATGACCGGAGAAGCCGGAGCAGAAGCCGAAGTAGGAGCAGGAGTGTGCAAATTGAGCGTGAACCAACTCCAAGAAGAGATAGTAGCAACAAGGAGAAAGCTGTGACTGTGAACAGCAATCTTGCAAAGCTAAAAGATTTATACGGAGACGCAAGTAGTCAGAAAGGGGATGAAGGATTTGGAACAAGGAGAGATTCAAGTTCAGAAGAAGTGATTAAGCTTGGTGGTTCCTCTTGGAggtga
- the LOC104732628 gene encoding uncharacterized protein LOC104732628 — protein sequence MECNKDEAARAKDIAEMKFKMKDIAGAKKFALKAQSLYPEIEGISQMLATLDVYIAADNKVKEDVDWYGILNASPHDNYETLKTKYRKLALMIHPDKNNSVGAEGAFKHVSEAWKFLSDKDQRAAYDRRRSLHSVYQKVSVSASNNGFCNFAKTTFTTNARTPAQKSNPPAQKSNPPTQKKNPQKPVGDTQKTGRTDHQTTKPSSFTASGSSDQSKPDTFWTVCRRCMMQYEYLRVYVNCSLRCPNCLQSYLAVEVPKPGISSRWSSFSRLKRNLDPKSAANHNTTSGSFNNSKWTFSRTSNAAHAASLVQQAYEKVKKEREQAKATARREKKNAKRKSTTDSSASGSSVKKRKVRGETDICCSSGRNVTYHVTSETGNNMGKLEHGTKEREEKLPPRRTQRKTGKVDVTREVKPC from the coding sequence ATGGAGTGCAACAAGGACGAGGCGGCAAGGGCAAAAGATATTGCAGAGATGAAGTTCAAAATGAAAGACATTGCTGGGGCAAAGAAGTTTGCTTTGAAAGCTCAGAGTCTGTATCCAGAGATAGAAGGTATTTCTCAGATGTTAGCAACTTTGGATGTGTATATCGCTGCAGATAACAAAGTAAAAGAGGATGTAGACTGGTATGGAATACTCAATGCAAGTCCGCACGATAATTATGAAACGTTGAAGACAAAGTACAGGAAGCTTGCTCTAATGATTCACCCCGATAAAAACAATTCTGTTGGAGCTGAAGGAGCATTCAAGCATGTTTCTGAAGCTTGGAAATTCTTGTCAGACAAGGATCAGAGAGCAGCTTATGATCGTAGGAGAAGTTTGCACTCAGTTTATCAGAAGGTCTCAGTTTCAGCTTCTAATAATGGTTTCTGCAATTTTGCAAAGACTACTTTCACTACAAATGCGAGGACGCCGGCCCAGAAGAGCAATCCGCCAGCCCAGAAGAGCAATCCGCCAACCCAGAAGAAAAATCCGCAAAAGCCAGTTGGTGATACACAGAAAACAGGACGGACTGATCATCAGACAACAAAACCGAGCTCATTTACTGCATCTGGGTCATCAGACCAATCAAAGCCAGATACTTTTTGGACAGTCTGCAGGAGATGCATGATGCAGTACGAGTATCTAAGAGTTTATGTCAACTGTAGCCTTCGGTGTCCTAATTGTCTACAATCGTATTTGGCAGTAGAAGTCCCTAAACCAGGTATATCAAGCCGTTGGAGTAGTTTCAGCCGTCTAAAGCGAAACCTGGATCCAAAGTCAGCTGCAAACCACAATACTACTTCAGGTTCGTTTAATAACTCCAAGTGGACTTTTTCAAGAACCAGCAATGCAGCTCATGCTGCAAGTTTGGTTCAACAGGCTTATGAGAAGGTAAAGAAAGAACGCGAGCAAGCGAAAGCAACTgcgagaagagaaaagaagaatgcCAAAAGGAAGAGCACAACTGATTCTTCTGCTTCTGGTAGTTCGGTTAAAAAGAGGAAAGTGCGTGGAGAAACTGATATCTGTTGCTCTAGTGGAAGAAATGTCACTTACCATGTGACTAGTGAAACCGGAAACAACATGGGGAAGTTAGAACATggaacgaaagagagagaggagaagttGCCTCCTAGAAGAACCCAGAGAAAGACTGGCAAGGTGGATGTAACAAGAGAAGTAAAGCCCTGTTAG
- the LOC104733847 gene encoding uncharacterized protein LOC104733847, which yields MEGRTILSRAILATPSHEALAALVEQLYNKPQESNEYKSARALYDFCVSVFPNCLTLKLLKIYRFYPDDFVRLRSIDLLAETVKAHRFELSLVSLHEIKPLLISCLTIQNPKRSDSEIVRVIVSLVADKVGVWEEMSDCILHILAHQDPIWAFNVFIKLPSSLYGGFVHRFLQRFLDEVYKVLLHPVEDGVEEWVLALKSAVKMGIQLMHSEMRFDLTRDILHIVLKSAYEVVLSGMEEEFLQRGLQSLEKFLAKDASKFKWNSDQCRFVAEFAFRISETGTDTKEFAKEIYQMVTKLDKFVYNPAFRLSPSRDGVDSDCEEVYNHLEVLSAVEVMRLIASETDNRLREIACSRLYELLCDHTSGTEEISVSDIRELQPLLISCLAEVRIPESTFKILSQVVFHVLHELSTYQNDNWFGIWDYIATECKRLFRQTVYIFQCLTMRIDDKEFAIHAINSLLPEIHSNLNPPRELLLEDNKCWVLAFTGAFCAAVHLIEVSSHAKHLKVIAYKMIDSVRELVERGMEVELVRRAFIDMERIVERQFDCYTSNDYRFVKGMVWRLYAIKGMSEESKAVLWRINVILEKVQEVKVLPKSELDWLNKPETLDN from the coding sequence ATGGAAGGGAGAACTATTCTTTCGAGGGCTATCCTTGCGACTCCAAGCCACGAAGCCTTAGCGGCGCTCGTCGAACAACTCTATAACAAGCCTCAAGAATCCAACGAATACAAATCAGCTCGAGCTCTGTACGACTTCTGCGTCTCTGTTTTCCCAAATTGCTTAACCCTAAAGCTTCTCAAGATCTATAGATTCTACCCCGATGACTTCGTCAGACTCCGATCCATCGATCTTCTTGCTGAAACTGTGAAAGCTCATCGGTTCGagctctctctcgtctctctccatGAGATCAAACCTCTTCTGATTTCTTGCTTGAcaattcaaaaccctaaaagatcTGACTCAGAGATCGTAAGAGTCATCGTTTCTTTGGTAGCTGATAAAGTTGGGGTGTGGGAAGAGATGAGTGATTGTATATTACACATACTTGCTCATCAAGATCCGATTTGGGCTTTTAACGTCTTCATCAAGTTACCATCATCACTCTACGGTGGATTCGTTCACCGTTTTTTACAGAGGTTTCTTGATGAAGTCTACAAGGTTTTGCTTCATCCTGTTGAAGATGGAGTTGAAGAATGGGTTTTGGCTTTGAAATCTGCTGTTAAAATGGGGATTCAGCTTATGCATTCTGAAATGAGATTTGATCTGACAAGAGATATACTTCACATTGTTTTGAAATCTGCTTATGAGGTTGTGTTGAGTGGGATGGAAGAAGAGTTTCTCCAAAGAGGGCTTCAATCTCTCGAGAAGTTCTTGGCCAAAGACGCGAGCAAGTTTAAATGGAATAGTGATCAATGCAGGTTTGTGGCAGAGTTTGCTTTCAGGATCTCAGAGACTGGAACAGATACTAAGGAATTCGCCAAGGAGATATATCAGATGGTTACAAAACTTGACAAGTTTGTGTACAATCCAGCTTTCAGACTCAGTCCATCTCGTGATGGAGTAGACTCTGACTGTGAAGAAGTGTATAACCATTTGGAGGTTTTATCTGCAGTGGAAGTCATGAGACTGATCGCATCTGAGACTGATAACAGGTTGAGAGAGATAGCTTGCTCAAGACTCTACGAGTTGCTTTGTGATCACACTTCCGGGACAGAGGAAATAAGCGTTTCAGATATCAGAGAGCTTCAGCCGTTACTCATTTCTTGCCTTGCAGAAGTAAGAATTCCCGAGAGCACATTCAAGATTCTCAGCCAGGTTGTGTTCCATGTGTTACATGAGTTGTCTACTTACCAAAACGACAACTGGTTCGGTATATGGGACTACATTGCTACAGAATGCAAAAGGTTGTTCAGGCAGACGGTTTATATCTTCCAGTGTTTAACAATGAGGATCGATGATAAAGAGTTTGCGATTCATGCAATTAATAGTCTTCTTCCAGAGATTCACAGTAACCTAAACCCACCAAGAGAGTTGTTGTTGGAAGATAACAAATGCTGGGTCTTGGCGTTTACAGGTGCCTTCTGTGCAGCAGTTCACTTGATAGAGGTGTCAAGTCACGCTAAACACTTGAAGGTGATTGCATATAAGATGATAGATTCAGTGAGAGAGCTTGTGGAAAGAGGAATGGAAGTTGAGCTTGTGAGGAGAGCTTTCATAGATATGGAACGAATTGTGGAGAGACAGTTTGACTGTTACACTAGTAATGACTACAGATTCGTTAAGGGTATGGTTTGGAGGCTCTATGCAATCAAAGGCATGAGCGAGGAGAGTAAAGCTGTGTTGTGGAGAATCAATGTGATTCTGGAGAAAGTGCAGGAAGTGAAAGTGCTCCCAAAGAGTGAGCTTGATTGGTTGAACAAACCTGAGACTTTAGacaattga